The genomic window AAATTTGATATATACCTTCTGGATGACTAGAGCCACTACCGAAATTTTAGAAAGAGCTTTACAACGTGAAAAAACTGCCAGAAAACAAGCGGAAGCTATCCTTGAGCAAAAAAGTAAAGAACTTTACGAACGTACTCAGGAACTAAAAGCCGCTAATACTCGTCTCGAAAATTTATATGATACTAAAAATAACGAACTACAAGGTGTATTCAACAATTTAGTAGATGCTTACATTTTAATGAATACGGAAGGGAAGGTCATTGAAATGAACCAATCCGCCAAAGAACTATTTGGTTATGATATCCAAAAAAAACCACTTAATGTAACTACTTTAATCTATAAAGATGATAAGGCTTATGCGATGAAGTCATTTCAGGAATTATTGCAGAAAGGTGCTTTTACCGATTATAAAGCAAGGGTGTATACAAAAAATAAGGGAGTACGATCCGTACATATCAATGCAAGCTTAATTAAAAATAATGATAGCATTATAGGAGCGCAGGGTATTGTACGTGATATCACCGAGCAATTACAACAGGAGCAGCAACGTGAAGAATTACTGATTGAATTAGAAAGTAATAATAAAGAGTTACAGGATTTTGCGCATGTGGTATCGCATGATTTAAAATCCCCCCTTCGGAGCATGAATGCACTGATCACCTGGTTAAAAGAGGACTATCAGGAAGTACTGGATCAGAATGCACAAAAATCCTTTAATCAGCTTCTTCTTAAAGTAGAAAAGATGGATCATTTGATTGAAGGAATTCTTCGTTACTCCAGTATTGAGCGTACTCAGCAAAAAAATAAAGCAATCGACCTTAACCAGTTAATTAATGAAATTCTGGAAGTCATTCATTATCCGGATCATATTCAAGTACAAATTATCGATGAATTACCAGTAATTCAGGGAGATCGTTTCCGTTTACAGCAGCTTTTTCAGAATTTGATTAGTAATGCTATTAAATATAACGATAAGGAAAAAGGAATTATCACTTTGTCTGTAAAGGATAGCGGAGACTACTGGGAGTTTGAAGTTTCGGATAATGGCCCAGGCATTCCGGAAGCCTACCATCAAAAAGTTTTTGAGATTTTTCAGACCATTACTAATTCAAAAGAATCTACCGGGGTAGGATTGTCAATCGTCAAAAAAGTAGTAGACCTGTATAAAGGGGAAATTAAAATTTTGTCAAATAAAAATGGGGCAACCTTTCGCTTTACCCTGCATAAATAGGAAAAGTCCGAGTATTAGGTTAAAAATAAATTAGGCTTAAAGTTATCAGTTCATTTGAACATTGAAAAATAAAATAAATGAAAATTCAACAGTACCTAAAACAAAACGGTGAAGCATGGAAGCTTTTATCAGATGAAACTTTTCTACTTCAAAGACCTCTGGTTTTTGTTTTTGGAAACCGATTTCAATTAGAAAATGATAAGGTTTATGAAGAAATACGATCTTTATTTCCGGATGGAGAATTGATAATAGGATCTTCAGCCGGAGAAATACTAGGAGAAAATGTATACGACGATGCTATTGGGGTTACTGCGATTGAATTTGAAAAAAGTACTTTTACCGTACAGCGTACTAATATTCTTAATTATAATAGAGATGCTTTCCGAACTGGGGAAATCCTGGCAGCTCAAATTGATGCTAAAAAGCTTAAACATGTACTGGTTATTAGTGAAGGCAGTTTTGTTAACGGTTCGGCGTTAGTAGACGGTTTACAAACCAAGCACACATCGGTTTCTTTTACCGGAGGGCTATGCGGTGATGATGCAAGGTTTGAAAAAACATTATTAGGGTATAACGAATCACCTAAAGAAGGAGAGGTACTAGCTATTGCCTTTTACGGAGAAAGTCTGGAGATAACCAAAGCACAGTTCGGAGGATGGACTCCATTTGGTCCCGAAAGGATAATTACCCGGTCTGCTGATAATATTTTGTATGAATTAGATGAAAAACCAGCATTACAGCTTTATAAAAAGTATTTAGGAGAAAAAGCTTCGCAGTTACCACAATCCGCTTTATTGTATCCGCTAAGTGTAAAATCAGCAAATAAAGAAGAAGCTATTGTACGAACCATACTATCTATTGATGAAGACAATAACGCTATGATATTAGCAGGAGACGTGCCCGAAGGTTCAATGGTGCAACTGATGATGGCAAATATTGATAAAATTGCAGAAGGAGCAGCAAAAGCAGCCGAACTCGGAATGGCAACCCGTAGACAAGAACCCGAACTTGCTATTTTGATTAGTTGTATCGGCCGTAAATTAGTAATGGATCAGCGGGTCGAAGAAGAAATTGAGGAGGTAAGAGAAGTTATTGGTACTTCTGCTACAATTACCGGTTTTTACTCTTACGGAGAGTTGGCTCCGTTTAATGGGAGTCAAAAATGCGAACTTCATAATCAAACGATGACCTTAACCCTTTTTAGCGAATAATGAATTCTTTATTAAAACGTCAAATACGTAAAAATTTACCTCAAAAATACCAGGATGATCCGGAGTTGGCAGAGTTTTTAGCGGCAATTGAAAAGTCTTATGTGAACTATGAAGATCAATTTGCCATGTTACAACGAGCTATGTCCATTAGTTCTGAAGAACTATTTTCTGCTAATCAAAAATTAAAAGAAGAATCTAAACAGCAACGTCTAGTTATTCAACGCTTAACAGATGCAACTAAAATCCTAAAATCCCTGAAGGTAAATAAAGAAATTGCTAGTAATCATAAAAGTGAGACCCTTACGGGAATAGAACTGGCAAAACTTATTGAAGAGCAGGCGCTAAAAATTTCAAGGTTTGAAAAAGAACAAAGCCAAATTTTAAAAGATTTGGAAAAGAGTAATGAAGAGCTTAGTAATTATGCTCAGATAGTTTCACATGACCTAAAATCTCCATTACATAACGTACATACACTTATTGCTTTTATAAAAGAAGATACGGATAGTTTAAATGGGGAAACATTAAGCCATTTAGGTCATATCGAAAAGAATCTTGAAAAAATGCATAACCTGATAGATGGTATTTTACAATATTCCAGGATTGATACACAAACCAAACCCGACGTGGCGTTTGACTTACATCTTTTAGTAAAAGAAACCATTGATAGCATATCCAGTGGTGACCATATTGATTTTATTATGGACACCTCTTTACCAGTTGTAAAAGGAGACCCTTTTCGAATCAAACAGGTTTTTCAAAACTTACTTAGCAACTCGGTAAAGAGTATAGAAAAAGACAAAGGTTTGATCCGTATAGGTCATGAAGAAAAAGAGGACTTCTGGCAATTTTATGTTATTGACAATGGAGTGGGAATACCGGAGCGTTACCACGAAAAAATTTTTGAAATTTTTCAAAGCCTGGATACTGAAAAAAAATCTACAGGCATCGGACTGTCTATTGTAAAAAAAATTGTAGACTATTATCAAGGTAAAGTCTGGCTTTCATCCAAAGAAGGGGAGGGAACTTCGTTTTATTTTACCATTGTTAAATAACGACTATGGAACAACCCAATTTAAATTATATTGAAGAACTGGCTGCTGGGTC from Aquimarina sp. ERC-38 includes these protein-coding regions:
- a CDS encoding FIST signal transduction protein, which produces MKIQQYLKQNGEAWKLLSDETFLLQRPLVFVFGNRFQLENDKVYEEIRSLFPDGELIIGSSAGEILGENVYDDAIGVTAIEFEKSTFTVQRTNILNYNRDAFRTGEILAAQIDAKKLKHVLVISEGSFVNGSALVDGLQTKHTSVSFTGGLCGDDARFEKTLLGYNESPKEGEVLAIAFYGESLEITKAQFGGWTPFGPERIITRSADNILYELDEKPALQLYKKYLGEKASQLPQSALLYPLSVKSANKEEAIVRTILSIDEDNNAMILAGDVPEGSMVQLMMANIDKIAEGAAKAAELGMATRRQEPELAILISCIGRKLVMDQRVEEEIEEVREVIGTSATITGFYSYGELAPFNGSQKCELHNQTMTLTLFSE
- a CDS encoding sensor histidine kinase, whose product is MNSLLKRQIRKNLPQKYQDDPELAEFLAAIEKSYVNYEDQFAMLQRAMSISSEELFSANQKLKEESKQQRLVIQRLTDATKILKSLKVNKEIASNHKSETLTGIELAKLIEEQALKISRFEKEQSQILKDLEKSNEELSNYAQIVSHDLKSPLHNVHTLIAFIKEDTDSLNGETLSHLGHIEKNLEKMHNLIDGILQYSRIDTQTKPDVAFDLHLLVKETIDSISSGDHIDFIMDTSLPVVKGDPFRIKQVFQNLLSNSVKSIEKDKGLIRIGHEEKEDFWQFYVIDNGVGIPERYHEKIFEIFQSLDTEKKSTGIGLSIVKKIVDYYQGKVWLSSKEGEGTSFYFTIVK
- a CDS encoding sensor histidine kinase, which translates into the protein MTRATTEILERALQREKTARKQAEAILEQKSKELYERTQELKAANTRLENLYDTKNNELQGVFNNLVDAYILMNTEGKVIEMNQSAKELFGYDIQKKPLNVTTLIYKDDKAYAMKSFQELLQKGAFTDYKARVYTKNKGVRSVHINASLIKNNDSIIGAQGIVRDITEQLQQEQQREELLIELESNNKELQDFAHVVSHDLKSPLRSMNALITWLKEDYQEVLDQNAQKSFNQLLLKVEKMDHLIEGILRYSSIERTQQKNKAIDLNQLINEILEVIHYPDHIQVQIIDELPVIQGDRFRLQQLFQNLISNAIKYNDKEKGIITLSVKDSGDYWEFEVSDNGPGIPEAYHQKVFEIFQTITNSKESTGVGLSIVKKVVDLYKGEIKILSNKNGATFRFTLHK